Proteins from one Leptospira saintgironsiae genomic window:
- a CDS encoding DUF3341 domain-containing protein, whose amino-acid sequence MYTPKKEQFHTFEETEHGVFGLFDTPAQIIDAAQKTKDKGYTNFDCFTPYPVHGLDDAMGLPRSGLPWVTFFMGIFGCTVGFSMQYLTHKYDWPINISGKSFNAWFAYIPITFEFTVFMAGLSTAAALFFLAKLPRTGRKVLHPDITTDKFALWIPSNSANYSEGSVTDFIKGLGSKHVETVK is encoded by the coding sequence ATGTATACTCCTAAGAAAGAACAATTCCATACTTTCGAAGAAACAGAGCATGGAGTTTTCGGATTATTCGATACTCCTGCTCAGATCATAGACGCGGCTCAAAAAACAAAAGATAAGGGTTATACCAACTTCGATTGTTTTACTCCGTATCCTGTTCACGGACTGGATGACGCAATGGGTCTTCCACGTTCCGGACTTCCTTGGGTAACCTTCTTCATGGGAATTTTTGGATGCACTGTTGGTTTCTCCATGCAGTATTTAACTCATAAATACGATTGGCCGATCAATATCTCCGGAAAAAGTTTCAACGCTTGGTTTGCTTATATTCCGATCACATTCGAGTTTACAGTGTTCATGGCTGGACTTTCCACAGCTGCAGCTTTGTTCTTCCTGGCTAAACTTCCAAGAACCGGTCGTAAGGTTTTACATCCGGACATCACTACCGACAAATTCGCGCTTTGGATCCCTTCCAACTCTGCAAATTATTCAGAAGGTTCAGTGACTGACTTTATCAAAGGCCTCGGCTCTAAACATGTCGAGACGGTGAAATAG
- a CDS encoding TAT-variant-translocated molybdopterin oxidoreductase — MDKKNFQKEKKAHWLSLELKDNEKETKDLARSEFFTSPDPVIARIKSGEFDRKTFLKLMGAGVAMTSLNCVRKPVEKIVPYVDLKTDEGTFDFVKHGQAYYYATAFNGTGYLVRSKDGRPLKLEGNEDHPVSQGALGASGQAAIFDLYDPDRAQGPAAVSGGKVENIQWAALDSKVQEALSKNKGNTVIVTRPLDSPSTKAIIADFLKAVGGGQHLEISITSPEDAISKAQAASYGKALVPNYNFELANTILSIDCDFMGGWLSPEEHQKDFAKRRNLRDGAKDLNYFIAAESIPTMSGSNADLRLPIRPGDQTKLALAIAAGLGELGANTKDVTGASTVESLAGDLGVSAEGIRKTAKALWANKGRSLVVAGGLSASTKEAVDLQIIVNFLNSTLDNDGKTVDYASPKKEGLADYSGNLNKLTEALKQTKVGVLFLYDTNLVYQAGDSWKDLLHRAALTVSLADRADETALASNYLASTTHFLESWGDSEGTKGIFSIQQPAIRPLFNTRSFEDSLIAFAGGSLGGEKSFYEFVKNSWTKKLGSKQKWEDLLRVGTTVKAKDRRKTASATRGFNKAALKKPAGYPAGIRLALYETSSIGDGRAANNSLLQELPDPVTKVTWDNYVVISPALAKEKGIQSNDVVSVKTTKGSIELPAQVQPGVHKDTIGIAVGYGRTAAGKVGNEVGKNAYVLAEDGVFSGISVISLEKTGKTYKLACTQHHHVLSPGFGYEDRPLVQSTSLEEWKKNPASGVKESEIPKIKKDGKMVYATGANPVHEYPGYKWGMAIDLTACTGCGSCVIACQVENNIPVVGRDEVRVGREMHWLRIDRYYIGDPEKPEDLQIAHQPMMCQQCDNAPCETVCPVMATVHSSEGINDMVYNRCVGTRYCSNNCPYKVRRYNWAQHWYNDTGAEKGSRTPRYLGLNPEVTVRGRGVMEKCNFCAHKIAEAKIHAKNEGRTLKDGEVRCACEQSCAADAISFGNTNDKTSKVSKLSADPRSFRVLEYLNVGPQVAYLTRVRA, encoded by the coding sequence ATGGATAAAAAGAATTTCCAGAAAGAAAAGAAAGCTCACTGGCTCTCCCTCGAACTGAAAGATAACGAAAAAGAAACGAAGGATCTAGCGCGCTCTGAATTTTTCACTTCTCCGGATCCAGTCATCGCAAGGATTAAGTCAGGGGAATTTGATCGTAAGACCTTCCTTAAATTGATGGGTGCGGGAGTCGCAATGACTTCCTTAAATTGTGTACGCAAGCCTGTCGAAAAAATCGTTCCTTATGTGGATCTGAAAACTGACGAAGGTACTTTCGATTTCGTAAAACACGGACAAGCATACTACTACGCTACCGCATTCAACGGAACCGGTTACTTAGTAAGATCTAAAGATGGCCGTCCTCTAAAATTAGAAGGAAACGAAGATCACCCTGTATCTCAAGGTGCTCTTGGCGCTTCCGGACAAGCTGCTATTTTTGATCTATATGATCCAGATAGAGCACAAGGTCCTGCGGCAGTTTCCGGCGGAAAAGTGGAGAATATCCAATGGGCCGCTTTGGATTCCAAAGTTCAGGAAGCTCTTTCTAAGAACAAAGGTAACACTGTAATTGTAACAAGACCTCTTGATTCTCCTTCCACCAAGGCGATCATCGCTGACTTCTTAAAAGCAGTAGGTGGGGGACAACATTTAGAGATATCTATCACTTCTCCAGAAGATGCGATCTCCAAAGCTCAGGCTGCTTCTTATGGAAAGGCACTTGTTCCTAACTATAATTTCGAATTGGCGAACACTATTCTGTCCATCGATTGCGATTTTATGGGTGGATGGTTGTCTCCTGAAGAACACCAAAAGGATTTTGCTAAACGCAGAAACCTAAGAGATGGAGCAAAAGATCTTAATTACTTCATCGCTGCTGAATCCATTCCTACTATGTCTGGATCTAACGCAGATCTTAGACTTCCTATTCGTCCTGGCGACCAGACCAAACTGGCTCTTGCAATTGCTGCAGGTCTTGGCGAATTAGGGGCAAACACCAAAGATGTTACCGGAGCTTCTACTGTAGAAAGCCTCGCGGGAGATCTTGGAGTTAGTGCAGAAGGTATCCGTAAAACAGCAAAAGCTCTTTGGGCAAACAAAGGTAGATCTCTCGTTGTTGCGGGTGGTCTTTCTGCTTCTACCAAAGAAGCTGTTGATCTTCAGATCATTGTGAACTTCTTAAACTCTACCTTAGACAACGACGGTAAGACTGTTGATTACGCTTCTCCTAAAAAAGAAGGTTTAGCTGATTATTCAGGTAATTTAAACAAACTTACTGAAGCATTAAAACAAACTAAAGTAGGAGTTCTATTCCTCTACGATACTAACTTGGTTTACCAAGCTGGTGATTCTTGGAAGGACCTTCTTCATAGAGCTGCATTGACTGTAAGTCTTGCAGACAGAGCAGATGAGACTGCACTTGCTTCTAACTATCTGGCTTCCACTACTCATTTCTTAGAGTCTTGGGGAGATTCAGAAGGAACTAAGGGAATATTCTCTATCCAACAACCTGCGATCCGTCCTTTATTCAACACTCGTTCTTTCGAGGACAGTTTGATCGCTTTCGCAGGTGGATCTCTTGGTGGAGAAAAATCATTTTACGAATTCGTAAAGAACTCTTGGACCAAAAAACTTGGTTCCAAACAAAAATGGGAAGATCTTCTCAGAGTTGGAACTACTGTAAAAGCTAAGGACCGCAGAAAAACTGCAAGTGCTACTCGCGGCTTCAACAAAGCAGCCCTGAAAAAGCCTGCAGGTTATCCAGCTGGAATCCGTTTAGCTCTTTATGAGACAAGCTCCATCGGAGATGGTAGAGCAGCCAATAACTCTCTATTACAAGAACTTCCGGATCCTGTTACCAAGGTTACTTGGGACAACTACGTTGTTATTTCTCCTGCGTTAGCAAAAGAGAAAGGGATCCAATCCAACGATGTAGTTTCCGTTAAAACTACCAAAGGTTCTATCGAACTTCCTGCTCAGGTTCAACCTGGAGTGCATAAGGATACGATCGGGATTGCGGTTGGTTACGGTAGAACTGCAGCTGGTAAAGTAGGTAACGAAGTAGGTAAGAACGCATACGTTCTGGCAGAAGACGGAGTGTTCTCCGGAATTTCTGTAATATCTCTAGAGAAGACTGGAAAAACCTACAAGCTTGCTTGTACCCAGCATCACCACGTTTTATCTCCAGGTTTCGGATACGAAGATCGTCCTTTGGTTCAATCTACTTCTTTGGAAGAATGGAAAAAGAATCCAGCTTCCGGAGTTAAAGAATCCGAAATTCCTAAAATCAAAAAAGACGGTAAGATGGTCTACGCGACCGGAGCAAATCCGGTGCATGAATACCCTGGTTATAAATGGGGTATGGCTATCGATTTGACTGCTTGTACCGGTTGCGGTTCTTGCGTCATCGCTTGCCAAGTAGAGAACAATATTCCGGTAGTAGGAAGAGACGAAGTTAGAGTGGGTCGCGAGATGCATTGGCTTCGTATTGACCGTTACTATATCGGTGATCCTGAAAAACCGGAAGATCTACAGATCGCTCACCAACCTATGATGTGCCAACAGTGCGATAACGCTCCTTGTGAGACTGTTTGTCCAGTTATGGCAACTGTTCATAGTTCTGAAGGGATCAACGACATGGTTTATAACCGTTGCGTTGGAACTCGTTACTGCTCTAACAACTGTCCTTACAAAGTTCGCCGTTATAACTGGGCTCAACACTGGTATAACGATACCGGAGCCGAAAAAGGATCCAGAACTCCGAGATATCTCGGACTCAATCCTGAAGTTACGGTTCGTGGTAGAGGGGTTATGGAAAAATGTAACTTCTGCGCTCACAAAATCGCAGAGGCTAAAATCCATGCCAAGAACGAAGGCAGAACTCTTAAAGACGGAGAAGTTCGTTGTGCTTGCGAGCAAAGCTGTGCAGCAGATGCGATCAGCTTCGGTAATACCAACGATAAAACTTCTAAGGTTTCCAAACTCAGTGCGGATCCTAGATCTTTCCGAGTTCTCGAGTATTTAAATGTCGGTCCCCAGGTCGCATATCTGACCAGGGTAAGAGCTTAA
- a CDS encoding c-type cytochrome, producing the protein MISLQRIFALSLAGILLWNCESKTPPMEYMPDMADSPAREAQEADSNFPNNTSLRLPPVGAVPQGYFPYEYAGWTQSLDALPNKGLANPIKGDLATLQKGEIKYQTYCSPCHGVRGQGNGTVVGPAPRLNMAQADGSPMAALTSASAKGYSDGQIYHIITEGKGAMKSYASQVLPEDRWKIILYVRKLQEYDRTAGK; encoded by the coding sequence ATGATTTCACTGCAAAGAATTTTTGCTCTTTCTCTCGCAGGTATCCTACTTTGGAACTGCGAGTCTAAGACTCCTCCTATGGAGTACATGCCGGATATGGCTGACTCTCCAGCAAGAGAGGCTCAGGAAGCGGACTCTAATTTTCCGAACAATACTTCCTTACGTCTTCCTCCTGTAGGAGCAGTTCCTCAGGGATATTTCCCTTACGAGTATGCAGGTTGGACACAATCTCTGGATGCTCTACCAAACAAGGGACTTGCGAATCCTATCAAAGGTGATCTTGCTACTCTTCAAAAAGGGGAGATCAAATACCAAACGTATTGTAGCCCTTGCCACGGTGTTAGAGGACAAGGAAACGGGACTGTAGTAGGTCCTGCTCCACGTTTGAATATGGCTCAGGCTGACGGAAGCCCAATGGCTGCACTTACATCTGCAAGCGCTAAAGGTTATTCCGACGGACAGATCTATCATATCATCACCGAAGGAAAAGGAGCTATGAAAAGTTATGCTTCTCAAGTTCTTCCTGAGGATCGTTGGAAAATCATATTATATGTTCGTAAATTACAAGAATACGACAGAACGGCTGGTAAATAA
- a CDS encoding endonuclease/exonuclease/phosphatase family protein: MMHRALILFLGIPFAFLITISTIAKGQTKKLKVTSFNSYFLYDEIGDSHKFPKDRKHRTEEDFNKIKKIILSNHPDIIGFQEIENETALHHITINEYECTATVTPGYSQELGLCWKKELGKPVISELEQLSIRPGLRKGLLAEFTIDGKKISVVVVHLKAGHSPKDKKERKEQILALKDILPSLGKFVLLGDFNEVLERRVDLLKILQRNLKLKVANYKQRSDCWQHTDGFIDYLITNMDWQQGSFVQTKFESDDGNFDGNPSAEKGLSDHCPVSAELLLDR, translated from the coding sequence ATGATGCACCGCGCACTGATCTTATTTCTGGGAATTCCCTTCGCTTTCCTAATAACAATCTCCACTATCGCGAAAGGCCAGACAAAAAAACTTAAAGTAACAAGCTTCAATTCATACTTTTTATATGATGAGATAGGAGACTCACATAAATTCCCTAAAGATAGAAAACATAGAACAGAAGAAGATTTTAATAAGATCAAAAAGATAATTCTCTCAAATCATCCAGACATAATTGGATTCCAAGAAATAGAAAATGAAACCGCACTTCATCATATTACAATAAATGAATATGAATGCACAGCTACAGTTACTCCAGGTTACTCTCAAGAATTAGGGCTTTGTTGGAAGAAGGAACTGGGCAAACCGGTTATTAGTGAATTGGAACAACTTTCTATTCGTCCAGGCCTCAGAAAAGGGTTACTCGCAGAATTCACGATCGATGGCAAAAAAATTTCGGTTGTAGTAGTTCATTTAAAAGCGGGCCATTCTCCAAAAGATAAGAAGGAAAGAAAGGAGCAGATACTTGCACTTAAGGATATCCTACCCTCTTTAGGTAAATTTGTTCTATTAGGAGATTTTAATGAGGTTTTGGAAAGAAGAGTAGATCTTTTGAAAATCCTGCAGAGAAATCTAAAACTTAAGGTAGCGAATTATAAACAAAGATCAGACTGCTGGCAACATACTGATGGTTTTATAGATTATCTGATCACGAATATGGATTGGCAGCAAGGAAGTTTTGTCCAAACCAAGTTTGAATCTGATGATGGTAATTTCGATGGGAATCCAAGCGCAGAAAAAGGTCTTTCCGATCATTGCCCAGTGAGTGCGGAACTGTTGCTGGATAGATAG
- the nrfD gene encoding NrfD/PsrC family molybdoenzyme membrane anchor subunit, with protein MPNAIKEALDIQPLVTGGKSVRDVTEDILKPVEAFPTSLWWKAFLLALTITVIDLGIIGYLVYEGLYILGINNPVGWGFFIVNFVFWIGIGHAGTLISAVLYLFRQEWRTGINRAAEAMTIFAVLTAASTLIIHIGRPWMGFWLFPYPNERGPLWVNFRSPLIWDTFAVSTYLSISLVFWYIGLIPDIAAVRDRATTPLRRKVYDILSFGWVGSNKAWSHLETVAMILAALSTPLVLSVHTIVSFDFAVSIVPGWHTTIFPPYFVAGAIFSGFAMVVTLMVIAREVFQLKDYITMKHLENMNKVIMVTGLIVGLAYSTEFFMAWYSGNEYEGFTFVNRAFGPYGWAYFIMFSCNVFAPQVFWSKKLRNSIPVMFIVSIIVNIGMWFERFVIVMTLHADFLPSSWDKYIPTVYDFMMLLGTFGIFFTMFLLFCRLLPVIAIAEVKTVMPHKDGGHH; from the coding sequence ATACCTAACGCAATCAAAGAAGCCCTGGATATCCAACCCTTAGTCACTGGCGGCAAGTCCGTCCGTGACGTTACCGAGGATATCCTAAAGCCGGTCGAAGCTTTCCCCACTTCTCTGTGGTGGAAGGCTTTCCTTCTGGCTCTTACCATTACCGTAATCGATTTAGGTATCATCGGATACTTGGTATACGAAGGTCTTTATATCCTCGGGATTAACAATCCTGTAGGTTGGGGATTTTTCATCGTAAACTTCGTATTCTGGATCGGTATCGGTCACGCTGGAACTCTGATCTCTGCGGTTCTTTATCTGTTCCGCCAAGAGTGGAGAACTGGTATTAACCGTGCTGCAGAAGCGATGACCATCTTCGCGGTATTAACTGCTGCATCTACTTTGATCATCCACATTGGACGTCCTTGGATGGGGTTCTGGTTATTCCCGTATCCGAATGAAAGAGGACCTCTTTGGGTGAACTTCAGATCTCCTCTGATCTGGGATACTTTCGCGGTTTCCACTTACTTGAGTATCTCACTTGTTTTCTGGTATATCGGTTTGATCCCGGATATCGCGGCCGTGAGAGACAGGGCTACTACACCTCTTCGTAGAAAAGTTTATGATATTCTTTCCTTCGGATGGGTTGGATCTAACAAAGCATGGTCTCACTTAGAGACTGTTGCGATGATCCTCGCTGCATTGTCTACACCTCTGGTTCTTTCGGTGCACACGATCGTATCCTTCGACTTCGCGGTTTCCATCGTTCCTGGATGGCACACTACGATCTTCCCTCCTTACTTCGTTGCCGGTGCGATTTTCTCCGGATTCGCGATGGTGGTTACTCTGATGGTAATCGCAAGGGAAGTCTTCCAACTGAAAGATTATATCACCATGAAACACTTGGAAAACATGAACAAAGTGATCATGGTTACAGGTTTGATCGTGGGTCTTGCTTACTCCACTGAGTTCTTCATGGCCTGGTATTCCGGAAACGAATACGAAGGATTTACCTTCGTAAACAGAGCATTCGGACCTTACGGATGGGCATACTTCATCATGTTCAGCTGTAACGTGTTCGCTCCTCAGGTATTCTGGTCTAAAAAACTTAGAAACAGCATTCCTGTGATGTTCATCGTTTCCATCATCGTAAACATCGGAATGTGGTTCGAACGTTTCGTGATCGTAATGACATTACACGCGGACTTCTTACCTTCCAGCTGGGATAAATACATTCCAACAGTTTACGACTTCATGATGTTACTCGGAACCTTCGGTATCTTCTTCACTATGTTCCTTCTCTTCTGTAGATTACTTCCAGTAATCGCAATCGCGGAAGTGAAAACAGTAATGCCTCATAAAGATGGAGGTCATCATTAA
- a CDS encoding cytochrome c3 family protein, producing MNKKALKLSVPLIAIAAVAYLIFSPSKYVGYSPDQPIPFNHKIHAGDNKIDCRYCHTGVETSAHATVPNTSTCMNCHSLVAKNSPDIKFLSESYTNKKPIEWVKIHDLPDHVQFNHSRHISRGVDCSQCHGNVAEMVKVKQVASLNMGYCINCHRENNAPTDCSTCHR from the coding sequence ATGAATAAGAAAGCTTTGAAACTTTCGGTTCCGCTTATTGCTATTGCAGCAGTGGCTTACCTGATTTTTTCTCCCTCCAAATATGTAGGCTACTCTCCGGATCAGCCTATACCTTTTAACCACAAGATTCACGCAGGTGATAATAAGATAGATTGTCGTTATTGTCACACTGGTGTAGAAACAAGCGCGCACGCAACGGTTCCTAATACTTCAACTTGTATGAACTGTCACTCGCTTGTTGCAAAGAACAGCCCAGATATAAAATTTTTGAGCGAAAGTTACACGAACAAGAAACCGATCGAGTGGGTGAAAATCCATGACCTTCCGGATCATGTTCAGTTCAATCACTCTCGCCATATCTCAAGAGGCGTGGATTGTTCGCAATGCCACGGCAATGTAGCTGAAATGGTCAAGGTCAAGCAGGTAGCATCCCTTAACATGGGATACTGTATCAACTGCCACCGGGAGAATAACGCTCCTACCGACTGTTCCACCTGTCACAGATAA